Within the Vibrio sp. DW001 genome, the region GGCGACGCAGGTGGCTGGCTTTTCGGCAAATGGTCAATAGTCGATATGATGTTTGCACCGGTTGTGATGCGTTTCAAAACCTATCAGGTAAAGCTTTCACCTTCAGCCCAGACATATCTAGACTTTGTCCTAGCGGATCCCGATCTTAATACGTGGATATCTGAAGCGGTGAAAGAAACTCAAATTGTAGAGTTGGATGAAGCAGGTTCAGACGTGTAGTTATTGTTCTAACAAAAAGATAATAAAAAGCCGAGCTACAAAATAGCTCGGCTTTTTAGTTAATTAATTTACATTAACTGAATTATTTTATGCTTCGGTAGTGGTCGCGCCACGGTTCGATTTCTCACCGCGGAAACTTCCACGACTGTCAGCACTGCGGTTACGATCAAAACGACGTTCACCATCTTTACCACCACGATTATTACCACGAGCACCATCACGGTTACCGCGATAACCGCCGCCATCACGACGAGCACCTTCACTGCGGCCACCTTCGCTGCGACCACCACGTGATTCGCGGAAGTCTGTAAAGTCACATACCACTGCACCCACTTCTGTTTGGCGAATGCGTAGTTTACGTAACTTACCAGTAGTATCAGAGTTCATCGCTTTTGGTAGCTGAACAAAAGTATGACCTTGAGCAAGTTTAATTGCACCAATAGAACCTTTTGTTAAACCAAGCTCGTTCGCGAGTGCGCCAACGATGTCTTTAACTTGCACACCTTGATCACGGCCAACTTGTAATTGGTATGTATCCCAATCTTTCGTTGCTCCACCAAAACTGCGACCGCCTTCACGACCATCACGTCCATCACGATCACCACCTTCACGGCGATCTTTACGACGTTGCTTGTCACGTTCAATAGCTGAAGTCATCGGATCTGGACCTTTATAGAATAAAGGTGTTTTTCCTTGGGCACGCTTAAGTAGCATCGCTGCCAATGTTGTAGCGTCAATTTCTAGCGACGCTTGTAGTTTCGCAACTAATTCTGCAAAATTCTCTAAAGAAGCGTTTTCTTTCTCACTCTCTAGTTCAGCACCTAATTTCGTTAGGCGAGACTCAGCAACTTGATCACGTAACGGAACTTGAATCTCTTCCATACTTGATTTTGTTACACGTTCAATAGTACGCAGCATACGAATCTGATTAGTACGAACTAGAAGAATTGCTTTACCCTTACGTCCAGCACGGCCAGTACGACCTATACGGTGGATATACGACTCAACATCAAAAGGAATGTCGTAGTTGAATACATGAGTAATACGAGGTATATCAAGACCACGAGCAACAACATCCGTTGCAACTAGGATATCGATAATACCCTTCTTAATGTTCTCAACAGTACGTTCACGAAGAGACTGTGGAATATCTCCGTGTAATGCAGCCACTTTAAAGCCACGATCAGCGAGATAAGAAGCTAGGCGTTCAGTGTCTTGACGAGTACGAACAAAAACAAGTGAGGCGTCTGTTTCTTCGGTTTCAAGAAGACGTGTCATTGCTTCGTCTTTTTCTACGCCCTTCACGACCCAGTAATTCTGTTCTACTTTATCAACGGTGTGGTTGCTACCTGCTACGTCAACACGAGCTGGATCACGCAAGAAGCGGTCAACGATTCTCTTAAGCATCGGAGGCATTGTTGCAGAGAACAGGACGCGCTGAGCGGATTCTGGTGCATGCTCCATGATAGCGGTAACGTCGTCGACAAAACCCATGTTAAGCATTTCATCCGCTTCATCTAGTACGAATGTTTTAACTTCGCCTAAGTGTAAACGATCGCGGTTAATCAAATCTTGTACACGCCCAGGTGTACCTACAACAATATGAGTTCCCGATTTAAGGGCACGCATTTGATCAACAATTGAAGCACCACCATAAATCTCAAGAACTTTAAGTCCTTTAACATTACGGCCAAGGCTTTTAATTTCTGCAGCAACCTGAATAGCAAGCTCACGTGTAGGAGCAAGAACAATCGCTTGTGGTTTGTATTGGTTAAGGTCAATCTTGTTTAGAACAGGAAGTGAAAACGCGGCAGTTTTACCTGTACCGGTTTGTGCTTTACCTAAAGCATCACGACCTTCTAAAAGAAAAGGGATAGACTCAGCTTGAATTGGTGTTGGATTAACGAAACCCATTTCGTTAAGCGCAGACAATAGGTTGTCGTTCAGCTCTAAATCGCTGAATTGGATATTGGAATCTTGCATTAGGATCCTACTTTATCAAAAAAATCATCGGTCCCACGTGCTTTTCCAATTCCAATACTTCTATGGTCGTACGAACCATCCGCACTAAATCCATTCAGATGCAAAGAGTATATAAAAACGCATCAAGCCGCTAGGGACATATCTAAGGGGGCGAGATAATGCCTCAGTTTAGGACAAAAATCCAGAAAAAATTGAAATACATCACACTTTTATTCAATTTAATAAAAATTGCTCATCAAATCGTCATTTTTTTGACTCATGTCTCCTTATGAGGCTCTCAAATTTAAAATGTTCGAGACTAAGATTACACAATATAGTGGCGAATATAGGACGTAGTTATTTACGGACTGTTTTTAAGGTCAATACGTTGACCAAATTAACAAGCTTGTTGTTTGAAACAAACAACAGCAATAACTCACGAATATTATTCGTTTCAACGAACTTGATGAATTAATCATAGCAAAATCAAGTACATTTTTAATTTAGGTTAACTAAAATGAGAGTAACGTTCGAGATAACGTTTTCACCCACTGGTTGCGAGTACCATAGCTATGAAAAATAAACTGATCCCACTTTTATTGATTATTATTGCGACTGGCAGTTGGTTTGGGTACCAACGTTATTTAGTACCTTCAACTGAGAATAATGTGATTTATGGAAATGTAGACATCAGAGAAGTGAAACCTGCATTTCGTCAATCAGGGCGTATAGAGAAAATGTACGTAGAAGATGGAGATAAGGTAAAAAAAGGAGATTTATTGGCTGAGATTGATCCCGTACCTTTTCAACAGTTAGTGGATTTGAGTCAGGCAAAACTGGCTGTCGCGGAGGCGAAATTGGCTGATTTGACCGTCGGTCCGCGTACTCAAGAGATAGAGTCTGCGAGACAAAACGTGGTTCAAATTACGGCAACGCTGAAGAATGCACAGTACCAATACTCTCGACAGAAGAATTTGATCAAAACAGGTTCCACTAGTGCAGGTAACTTAGATAATGCCCAGGCTCACTATAATGAAACACTCGCGGCGCTCTCTAGTGCGAAACAACACTTGTCTCTACTACAAGAAGGGACTAAAACCGAAAAATTGATCATTGCAGAACAAGAAATTGTCGTTGCAAGGGCCGAATTAGCCATACAAAAGACCGCGCTACGGGATACAAAACTCTATGCTCCTGATAACGGAGTTGTCCTTATGCGCGTCCTTGAACCCGGTACTATGGTAAGTGCAGGGAAACCCATAATATCACTATCGTTGAGAAATCCGACCTATGTCCGTGCCTACATAGAGGAAGCGATGTTAGGAACTCTCTCTCCCGGAGATCTTGTTACGATTCATACCGATTCTTCAGACAAATCATTCAATGGCAAAATTGGCTTTATATCGCCTAAAGCAGAATTTACCCCTAAATCAGTAGAAACGCCTGAACTGCGGACAAGCCTTGTATACCGGGTCAGAGTTGTCGTCGAAAACGATGACAAAGGCCTAAATCAAGGGCAACCAGTAACCATCTCGTTGTATTAGGAAAGAAACCATGGTTAACCGCAATGTGACTGCAACGATAACAGAAGTCAGCAAATCATTTTCTGACAATCTAGCGTTAGATAATGTCTCTGCCGTCATTCGTTCTGGAATGTTAACTGGATTAGTCGGGCCAGATGGGTCAGGAAAAACGACGCTTATGCGAATGATCGCGGGGTTATTGATTCCAAGCCAAGGCAACATTGAGATTATAGGCAAAGACTCTGTTACGTATCATGATGAGTTAGCTGAACATGTTGGCTATATGCCACAACGTTTCGGTCTTTATGAAGACCTAAGCGTGATGGAGAATATGCAGCTATACGCCAAATTGCGAGGCGTCGAAAGCAACCAACAAGCCGCTCTATTTGCCGATTTATTGACATTTACTCGCTTGCAGCCTTTTACCAAAAGACTTGCGGGTAATTTATCCGGTGGGATGAAGCAAAAATTGGGGCTTGCTTGTGCATTGATGGCGAAACCTAAACTGCTATTACTTGACGAACCGGGCGTTGGTGTTGATCCATTAAGTCGCCAAGATTTATGGGCGATGGTTGATCAGTTACTCAGTGAAGGTATGGCCGTCGTATGGGCAACGGCATACCTAGATGAAGCGGAACAATGTGACGAAGTGATTTTACTTAATCAAGGCTCGCTTCTCTATTCAGGTAAACCCAGCATTTTGACCGAAAGACTGCATCATCGTAGCTATAAAATAAACAATATCTATGAACAGCGACGGACAATTCTGCGTGACTTATTGGATATGCCTTTTACGTCCGATGGGGTCATCCAAGGACAAGCGATTAGGGTCGTACTTACCGATTCGAAACGACTTGAAAATTTGATGCTTTTTGCGAAGAAAAAGAAGGCTATTATAGAGGAATGTCCCGCTAGATTTGAAGATGCCTTCGTTGATCTTCTAGGAGGAATACCTTCGGGACGTTCTGAGTTAGCAGAGAAAATGAACGATATAAACCAAGACTTGAAAGACGTTGTAGAGTGCAAACATTTAACCAAAGCGTTTGGTCAGTTCAAAGCAACGGATGATGTCTCTTTTGCCGTCCAAAGGGGTGAAATTTTTGGTCTACTAGGCCCCAATGGAGCGGGAAAATCAACGACATTCAAAATGCTTTGTGGCTTGTTATCAGTGACCTCTGGTAGTGCTAAAGTAGCAGGAGTTAATCTTGCTACGGCCTCAAAACAAGCAAAAATGCAGTTGGGTTACATGGCACAAAAATTTTCTTTATATAGCCTGCTTTCTGTTAAACAAAATCTGGACTTTTCGGCTGGTGTATATGGCTTATCGGGCAGAGTAAAAAAACGGCGAGTTCAAGATATGATCGATACATTTCATTTCCAGCCCTATCTACATAATTGCCCTGATGAATTGTCTTTAGGCTACAAACAACGATTGGCTTTAGCGTGTGCGGTTATGCACCAACCGAAGGTTTTATTTTTGGATGAGCCTACATCGGGTGTAGACCCAATTACCCGTCGCGAATTTTGGACTCATATCAACGGTTTCGTCGCGAAAGGAATGACCGTGATGGTGACGACACATTTTATGGATGAAGCAGAATACTGTGACCGAATTGCCTTGATGTATCGCGCTAAGCTTATCGCACTGGATAGCCCTGACAACCTAAAAAGCCGGTGGCGTACCGCAGATTTACCAGACCCATCAATGGAGCAAGCCTTTATTAAACTGATTGAAAATGAGGACAAATAGATGGCAAAAGCGTTTGATATAAATAGAGTTAGCGCATTAATTATCAAAGAGTCCCTGCAAGTTCTTAGAGACCCCTCTGCCATTATTATCGCTTTTGTCTTGCCTGTTGTGTTGCTTACGTTGTTTGCAACCGCTATTTCGTTGGATATTAAACAACTTCCTATTGCGGTTGTTAAACAAGACAATTCCGCATGGTCTGAGTCTTTATCTGCTGCATTTAGTCAAACAACGTATTTCTTAGTAGAACCGGTACGTGACCTTCGTGAAGCGAAGGAAAAAATAGTCACTGGGCAGTTAAGTGGCGCCGTAATTATCCCCAGTAATTTTTCACAACGCTTTGCCTCTGGAGACCGAAACAACTTGATTCAAGTTGTAACCGATGCGTCTCAACCAAATACGGCAAATTTTGTGGCTAACTACTCACAAGGTGTCGTGGCGTTAT harbors:
- a CDS encoding DEAD/DEAH box helicase, which produces MQDSNIQFSDLELNDNLLSALNEMGFVNPTPIQAESIPFLLEGRDALGKAQTGTGKTAAFSLPVLNKIDLNQYKPQAIVLAPTRELAIQVAAEIKSLGRNVKGLKVLEIYGGASIVDQMRALKSGTHIVVGTPGRVQDLINRDRLHLGEVKTFVLDEADEMLNMGFVDDVTAIMEHAPESAQRVLFSATMPPMLKRIVDRFLRDPARVDVAGSNHTVDKVEQNYWVVKGVEKDEAMTRLLETEETDASLVFVRTRQDTERLASYLADRGFKVAALHGDIPQSLRERTVENIKKGIIDILVATDVVARGLDIPRITHVFNYDIPFDVESYIHRIGRTGRAGRKGKAILLVRTNQIRMLRTIERVTKSSMEEIQVPLRDQVAESRLTKLGAELESEKENASLENFAELVAKLQASLEIDATTLAAMLLKRAQGKTPLFYKGPDPMTSAIERDKQRRKDRREGGDRDGRDGREGGRSFGGATKDWDTYQLQVGRDQGVQVKDIVGALANELGLTKGSIGAIKLAQGHTFVQLPKAMNSDTTGKLRKLRIRQTEVGAVVCDFTDFRESRGGRSEGGRSEGARRDGGGYRGNRDGARGNNRGGKDGERRFDRNRSADSRGSFRGEKSNRGATTTEA
- a CDS encoding ATP-binding cassette domain-containing protein, which codes for MVNRNVTATITEVSKSFSDNLALDNVSAVIRSGMLTGLVGPDGSGKTTLMRMIAGLLIPSQGNIEIIGKDSVTYHDELAEHVGYMPQRFGLYEDLSVMENMQLYAKLRGVESNQQAALFADLLTFTRLQPFTKRLAGNLSGGMKQKLGLACALMAKPKLLLLDEPGVGVDPLSRQDLWAMVDQLLSEGMAVVWATAYLDEAEQCDEVILLNQGSLLYSGKPSILTERLHHRSYKINNIYEQRRTILRDLLDMPFTSDGVIQGQAIRVVLTDSKRLENLMLFAKKKKAIIEECPARFEDAFVDLLGGIPSGRSELAEKMNDINQDLKDVVECKHLTKAFGQFKATDDVSFAVQRGEIFGLLGPNGAGKSTTFKMLCGLLSVTSGSAKVAGVNLATASKQAKMQLGYMAQKFSLYSLLSVKQNLDFSAGVYGLSGRVKKRRVQDMIDTFHFQPYLHNCPDELSLGYKQRLALACAVMHQPKVLFLDEPTSGVDPITRREFWTHINGFVAKGMTVMVTTHFMDEAEYCDRIALMYRAKLIALDSPDNLKSRWRTADLPDPSMEQAFIKLIENEDK
- a CDS encoding efflux RND transporter periplasmic adaptor subunit → MKNKLIPLLLIIIATGSWFGYQRYLVPSTENNVIYGNVDIREVKPAFRQSGRIEKMYVEDGDKVKKGDLLAEIDPVPFQQLVDLSQAKLAVAEAKLADLTVGPRTQEIESARQNVVQITATLKNAQYQYSRQKNLIKTGSTSAGNLDNAQAHYNETLAALSSAKQHLSLLQEGTKTEKLIIAEQEIVVARAELAIQKTALRDTKLYAPDNGVVLMRVLEPGTMVSAGKPIISLSLRNPTYVRAYIEEAMLGTLSPGDLVTIHTDSSDKSFNGKIGFISPKAEFTPKSVETPELRTSLVYRVRVVVENDDKGLNQGQPVTISLY